CCCCTTTTAGACAGCCACTTCCACTAACGACGAGACCTACAAGAAGTAATAGGATGAACAATGCCTTGAGCCACTTCATGATTCCTCCACCGATTTGACTTCAAAGCAAAGTAAAATATAAAGATTGCCGAAATAGAATATAGATTGGCAAATTCTCTACATTGATCTATATAGAATATGGAAATAAAAACATTCAAAGAAATCTGTCAAGAGTTAGTTGACTTTTCCCAAACTTTGCCTCTATCCTCTTCACAGTATCCCAAGACCTCCTGACTATCGGAGGAAACTCTCCATATTCCTTATAATACTCCTCAAGCCATCTTCTTGTTCTTGGATCGCTGGGATAACCTGAGCCAAAGTCTCCATATCTCTCCTTCAGTTTCTCTATCTCTCTATCCCTAATGACCTTTGCCAAGATGGAGGCTGCAGCTACAACTTCATACTTCGCATCAGCCTTATGCTCAGCAATTACCTCTGCATTGTAGTTCAACTTGGCACGTATAAGGCTTGCAAATCTCTTTTCGTCAACATCGGCAGAGTCAACGTATATCCGTGAGGGCTTAACATTAAGGGAATTCAATGCCAAAGCGAACTTCTCAACTTCCAACAAATTTAGAGAAGAGCTTCTATTGTCTATTTCCTGAGGAGATACGACAACCACACTATAATCATCTAAAACGTTAACTATCTCATCGAATATCCTCTCACGTTGCTCAGGAGTTAGCTGCTTTGAATCCCTCACTCCAATACTTCTCAAATCTGACAACATGTCTTCACTGATCACAACGGCCACTATTACAAGGGGTCCTATCACTGGACCCCTTCCAGCTTCATCGACTCCTCCTATCCTCATACTACTTTCCCCCTAAACGTTAAGATTCCGTAAATCGTTCCAAGGAATATCGTGGCCAATCCACTAGGTGGAATGTTAAAGTAATACCCAAGGAATATTGAGACTACCTGAATCACTAGTGTCAATAGCAAACTAACGGCAACCAACTCTCTAATTCCCCTTGAGATCGTAGAAGCTATTGCCCCAGGTAGCACCGCAAGAACCTGCAAAGTTATCAGCCCAACGGTTTTTACTATAAGTCCTCCGATTGCACCTACAAGGAAGTATAGGAGCATTAGATAAAACCTAACGTTACCACCATGACTCTCTAGACCCTCAGGATCAAAGCTTAGATACAAGAAGTCTCTATAAAAGAGAAGCATGATACCAAAGAGTATTGCCCCACCAATCACAAGGAAGAGAAGGTCAGTAAAAGTTATCAGAAATATTTCACCTGTTAGGTAGGTAACTATGCTCTCCGAGAGCGCGAAGTATGGCTTAGAGGCCATAACCTTATAGAGAACCCCAAAGCCAAGGACTGTTAAACCGGCGATTATTCCTGCTATGGTACCGACAGCTGTATCCGAGGAGTAACCCCTTATCTCCATCTCAGCTATTCCAATGACAATTGCTATGGCAACAATTAGGGACATCCAAAAAATCAAGGAAAGCTTCGCGAATATTAACCCAAGAATCATTCCTAATACAGCTCCAAAAAGTAGGGCATGGAAAGTTGCATGAGTCAGAAATGCTATTCCCTTCAGATTTATGAGAGGACTTAGCATGCCAAGCAAAGTTCCAACCATTAAACCAGCCAACAAGGCCCTCAGTAGGTATTCCTCTATCATCTTCCCCACCTCAGGTGAACATCTCCGATTATGCAATAGAGCCTCTCTCCAACGCGAACTGTCTTTGAAGCTGGACCATAGACCCTGAATATTACATCATCCCTCAAGACTTCTTCTGGCGTTCCAAAGGCTATTAGCCTTTTATCTATCAGCATGACTTTGTCTCCTATTTCGGCGAGGGGATTTATGTCATGGGTCGTTATCACCATTGTAACGTTCATCTCTTCTTTTATCTTTGAAAGTGTTGAGGTTGCCTCAATCTTAGCCTTAGGATCTAAGGCCGAAAGTGGCTCGTCAAGGAGTAATAACTCTGGATTGGACATCAGAGCTCTAGCTATTATGACCCTCTGCTTCTGCCCACCGCTAAGCTCCCTGAAGGGTTTCTCAGCCAAGTGTCTCAAGCCCAAGAATTCAAGAACCTTGAGGGCCCTCTTGATGATCTCACTAGATATCGTGAAGTGTGCCAAACCTCTTTTGTAGAGTGCACCCATTGCAACAACTTCTATAACACTAAGGGGAACTCTAGAATTGAGAGAAAATGTTTGTGGAACATAAACAACCTTATCCCTAACCTCAATGGGGGGCTTGCCAAATACCCTAACAACGCCCTCATACTCTGTATGGAAACCAGACAAGACTTTCAACAGTGTTGTCTTTCCAGCGCCGTTTGGGCCAAGCAAAAGTAGGGTTTCTCCACTTTTTAACTTAAAAGTTAAATTCTCCACTGCCTTGACTCCATTGTACAGGATAGTTAAATTCTCGGCCTCAACAACGTACTCCATTCTCACCGCCAAAGTTTGGTTGACCTAATTGAAACTTAAAAAGTTATCCGCTGAATATGTGACAAATATCCCCTTGGATTCTCTTGAAGTAGAGGATAAGAGGCTGTAAAACGTTCAAAGAAACGCGTATTCAAATGCACAAGGTTTAAATTATTTTGTAGGGATTATGTTGATGGTGATTTTTGATGAGCTACAAGGAGTATAGGGACAAGGTGTTGCACTTTATTGAGGAACATGAGAAGTGGAGGAGCCATACAATAAACCTTATTGCAAGTGAAAACATAACGTCCCCAAGTGTAAATAGAGCAGTAGCCTCAGGTTTTATGCACAAGTACGCTGAGGGTTGGCCAAGGCAGAGGTACTACCAAGGATGTAAGTACGTCGATGAAGTTGAACTCATTGGAGTTGAACTCTTCACGAAGCTATTCAAGAGCGACTATGCAGACTTAAGACCAATCTCTGGAACTAACGCTAACCAGGCCGTATTCTTCGGATTAGGACAGCCGGGTGACAAGGTGATAGTCCTTCACACGAGCCATGGAGGACACATAAGCCACATGCCCTTCGGTGCTGCAGGTATGAGAGGATTGGAAGTACACACATGGCCATTCGATAACGAGTCATTCAACATAGATGTTGACAAAGCTGAAAAGATGATAAGAGAGCTCGAACCAAAGATAGTCGTCTTCGGAGGTTCACTGTTCCCATTCCCACACCCAGTTAAGGAGCTCGCCCCAGTCGCTAAGGAGGTTGGGGCATTCGTGGTTTACGATGCAGCTCACGTCCTCGGTCTAATAGCTGGAGGAGAGTTCCAAGACCCACTCAGAGAGGGAGCCGACATAATGACGGCTTCAACTCACAAGACATTCCCAGGACCACAGGGTGGAGTGATCCTCTACAAGAAGTTTGCAGATGATGAGACGATAGCGAAGCTACAGTGGGCAATCTTCCCAGGAGTTGTCAGTAACCACCACCTACACCACATGGCTGGAAAGGTCATTACAGCTGCTGAAATGCTCGAGTACGGTGAAGCCTATGCAAAGCAAATAGTTAAGAACGCAAAGGCCCTGGCGGAGGCTCTAGCTGAAGAAGGATTCAAGGTCATTGGAGAGGATCAGGGATACACCAAGAGCCACCAGGTTATTGTTGATGTAAGTGACCTACACCCAGCTGGAGGAGGATGGGCCGCACCGCTCCTCGAGGAGGCAGGAATAATACTTAACAAGAACTTGCTTCCATGGGATCCACTTGAGAAGGTCAACGAGCCAAGCGGACTAAGAATCGGAGTCCAGGAGATGACGAGGGTTGGAATGATGGAGGATGAAATGAAGGAGATAGCCCACTTCATAAGAAGGGTACTCATCGACAAGGAGGATCCAAAGAAGGTAAGAAAGGACGTCTACTACTTCAGGCTCGAGTACCAGAAGGTTTACTACTCCTTCGATTATGGTCTTCCAATGAAGGAGTGACACCCCTCTCTTTTAGCTTTTTATTTAAATTTGCCATCTCCAAAGCTGCAAGTGCATATTCAAATCCCTTGTTTGCCTTTATTCCAGATCTATCCAGAGCCTGAATTTCATCATCGACGGCTATTATCCCAAAGATAACTGGAGTGCCATGACTCAAGTTTATCTGACCTATTCCCCTTGCAACCTCATTCGCGACCAATTCAAAATGATATGTCTCACCTCTGACTATGGCTCCAAGGGCGAGTATTGCATCATATGACTCCTCTTTAGCTATCTCCTTAACTACAAATGGAATTTCAAAGGCCCCTGGAACCTTGAATATGTCAATATCTGTAACCCCATGCCTCTTTAAGCAGTCAAGGGCTCCTTCAAGTAGTTGCTTCGTCAATAGATCGTTGAACCTGCTCACAACTATAGCTATTTTCAATCCTTCTCCCCTATACTCTCCCTCGTAGATCATCACAACCACCTCCAAGAAGCTCCTCTAGTTCATGCCCAAGCTTCATCATCTTCGTGAGGAGGTAACTCTTATTATGCTCGGTGAGATCACCAAAAATCCTGATTGTCTCAACGACATCAATTCCAAGTTCCTTAAGTGCTTCCACTTTCCTTGGATTGTTAGTTAGGAGTCTAACTTTTGATATCCCTAAGGCCTTCAAAATTTGGTATGCAACGCTGAAGTCCCTCTCATCGTCATTAAATCCGAGGATTCTGTTAGCCTCAACGGTGTCATATCCCTCCTCTTGCAAGGCATATGCCCTTATCTTATCTTTCAATCCAATCCCCCTACCCTCCTGCCTCAGGTATATCAATACACCTCCCTCCTGTCCAATAAGCTTCAGCGAGTTTTCAAGCTGACCTCCACAATCGCATCTCAACGAGGAGAACACGTCACCTGTTAAGCACTCAGAGTGCACTCTGACAAGGGGGACATTTCCCATCGGTCTCTTTATGAGAACTAAGTGATCCTTGAAATCCAACTCATTTTCAAAAGATATGACCTCGAAGTCCCCATACTTTGATGGTAACTTTGCCTTTGCGTAGATCTTCAAAAAGCTCTTCCGTTTAACGGTTTCTTTCCAAACATCCCTTATCGTGACAATTGGAAGTTCATGATCCTCTGCAAATTCTCTGACGAACTCTAGATTATGTGAGGAACCCATCCTGTCAAGTATCTCGATTATTAAGGCATATCTTTTGAACCCCAAAAGTTCCATGAGTTCAAGAGAAGCCTCCGTGTGCCCTTTCCTCCTATTTAAACCTATTCCTCCAAGGACATGAAGATGACCCGGATATCTGAAGTGTTCTATCCCAAGACCTTCGGCAATTTTTCTAGCAGTTAGTGCCCTTTCATCGGCTGATATACCAGTTTTTGTGTCCTTGTAATCGACACTTATCAAGAAGTTCGTCTCACTGTTCTTGGAGGGCAATCTAAAGAATCCCCTCTTAAGGGCCTCCTCCTCATCCATTGCCAAGCATAGCATGCCCTTGGCTTCCAGCATGAAGTTGACAACTTCTGAGGTAGCCAACTCCGCTGGATACACTAAATCAGCCTCTTTCTCTCTTCTCTCATCAACGAGGACAATTGGCCTTCCATTAAGAATGGCTTTCCTTAAAGCATTTGCATCCATAGAAATCACCGAGGGCCTTTATGTACTTGGCCACCAGGTCTATTTCATAATTTACCTTATCACCAACCTTGAGGAATCTGAAATTCGTGTTCTCCCACGTGTATGGAACCACCTGAACCCAGAATACTTCATTCTCAACTTTGGCTATCGTCAAGCTAATCCCATTTAAAGCAATGCTACCTTTCTCGACTATACCAAATTCATTCTTCGGAATTTCAAAAGCGATCCAGTAGGTGTTTCCTCTTTTAACGATCTTTCTAACCCTGATTACCCCATCAACGTGTCCAGTGACTAAGTGCCCATTGATCCTATCTCCAACTTTCAATGCCCTCTCAAGGTTAACGAATCTAGACTCACGAAGGTTCGTTTTCTTGAGTGTCTCTTCTCCCAGCTCAAAGGTTATGTACCTTCCGATATCGACGACCGTTAAGCACACACCATTCACTGAAACGCTGTCTCCCACATTGACACTAATGACATTTTCAACGTAAAGTCTCCTTCCGCTGCAGTATGCTCTAGCAACTTTCTCAATTATTCCCGAGAACATGGCCTGGCCTCCACGAGATAGCTGTCACCGAAAGTTTCAATGTTGAGGAGTTCAACTTTCAGTGCTAGATTAACATCGTCAACTTCTAAACACTCGAATGGCGATATCCCATTTCCAATCAGCTTGTTTCCGTAGAACAGGTAAAGTTTATCCGCGAATGGTAAGAATTGACATGCTATTCTCCCACCTTCTATAAGAACACTATCAATACCCATCTTTCCCAATATTTCAAGGATCCTCTTAGGGGATGTTTCCTTTATGACCTTGGCGTTGTCCCAAGATTTATCACTCTCAGTGAATACGATTACCTTTCCTTCCTTGAATACGTTCAGATCTTTTCTATTGGCAGTTGTTCCATGCCTGTCCAGGATCACCTTAACTTTATCTCTACACCCATTAACTCTACAGTTGAGCCTTGGATTATCTATGGTTACTGTATTTGCTCCCACCATGATTGCCATGAACCTCCTTCTAATTTCCTGAACCTTCAATCTGGCCTTTTCATTGGTGATCCATTTTGAGGAGAATGACTTCGTTGCTATGAATCCATCCAATGTTAGAGCGAGCTTTATTGCCACAAAAGGCATGCTCGTCTTAATGTATTTGAAGTATATCTCGTTTAGCTTTTCGGCTTCTTCTTTCAGAATTCCAACTTCAACTTCAATTCCAGCTTCCATTAACCTTTTAACTCCCTCGCCATTCACCATAGGGTTAGGATCGAGGGTTGCTACCACAACCCTTGATATGCCTTCTTTGATTATCCTATCAACACAGGGTGGTTGCTTTCCCCAGTGAGCGCATGGTTCCAAAGTAACGTACATCGTTGCTCCTCTAACAGAATATCCATTTCGTTTCGCATCTTCTATTGCGTTAACTTCTGCATGCTTTCCTCCGAAATATTCATGATGTCCTTTGCCTATTACTTTCCCATTTTTAACTATGACGGCGCCAACCATTGGATTTGGATTTACTCTTCCCTCTCCAAGTCTTGCAAGCTCCAATGCAAGCTTCATGTACTTTTCATCTTCCTTCATCGATATTCCATATTAGGAACATTGTTTAAAAATATTTGTTCCATATATAGAACAGAATGTGAATAAGAAAAAGGCTATAAATGAGTTCTCCCAGGGAACCTTGATGATTAAGGTAGTATTCTTTGACTTGGATGACACCATAGTCGATACTAGTAAGCTAGCTGAAATAGCTAGAAGGAATGCCATAGAGAATATGATAAGGCATGGCTTGCCAGTTGATTTTGATACCGCATATTCCGAGCTAATGGAACTAATTAAAGAATACGGAAGTAACTTTCCATACCACTTTGATTACTTGCTAAGAAGGTTGGATCTCCCTTACAACCCAAAGTGGGTGTCTGCTGGGGTTATAGCTTACCATAATACAAAGTTCGCTTATCTTAGAGAAGTTCCTGGGGCCAGGAAGACCTTAATTAAGTTAAGGGAGCTTGGATATAGATTAGGAATAATAACCGATGGCAACCCAGTTAAGCAGTGGGAGAAGATATTAAGGTTAGAGCTAGATGACTTCTTTGAGCACGTAATAATTTCCGACTTTGAAGGTGTCAAGAAGCCCCATCCAAAGATATTTAGAAAGGCCCTGCACGCCTTTAATGTGAAGCCAGAGGAAGCAGTTATGGTTGGAGACAGGTTGTATTCAGATATTTATGGAGCAAAGAGAGTCGGCATGAAGACCGTGTGGTTTAGATACGGAAAATATTCTAACGAAGAACTCGAATATAGGGAGTACGCTGATTATGAGATTGAAAGGCTAGAAGATCTTGTGGAGGTGCTAACTCGTGAAAACAGTTCAAATAAGGAGGTTCATCCTTCTAGATAATAAATACAAGTCAAAGATAATAAAGGGAGAGAAAGTGACCACCATTAGATTCGGGAAATATGAGGCCAAACCAGGTAGTGAGGTCTATATAGTTATAACGCCAAGTGATACGGCGATAGCGAAGGCCATTATAAAGGACATCAGGACTAAGAAGGTCAAAGAGTTGAACAACGAGGATGCAAGGCTCGATGGCTTCTCAGATGTTAAGGAACTTGTGAGGGAATTATCGAAGATTTATGGAGACCTTTACGGGGAAGATGAAGTTACGATAATAGAATTTGAAAATGTAAGGCCTCTAAAAGAGGGAATACCCCTAAAGCTACTCAAAGGACTTAATTACAGAGATCCTTACGAGATTGCAAGGCTTGCCCTAGAGAACCTAGAGTTGACGGAGGATGTCAAGGTTATACTCCACAAGATAAACGAGGAAGGGTTAAGGGAAGCGGCTAAAAGATTCGGACCAAAGAGAGTTCAGCAAGCACTGTTAAAGGCATATCATTCCCTGTATGAGAGGGGCATCATATGAGAAAGCTTGTTATTCTTGGAATTACCTCCTTCACAATAGGAGTACTTGAAGGAATTGGGGCATTTAATGGCATAAATACAATTGTAAACGAATATGCACCCCAGGGAAATTACATAGTTTCAGCATTAACTAAGCTCGGAGATACCAGTGTAGTCTTAATTATAATAACACTAACAATCCTACTTAAAGCTAGAAGAGAGAAGATCGACATTGTAAGACCCTATCTATCCTTTTTCCTGGTCTTGGCAACTGTTGGTGTATTAAAAGTTGCCTATGGAATACCTAGGCCAAGTTCATACGGAAGTGGAATAGCTTCCTACGCTTTTCCCTCCGGACATGCTGCAAAAACTTCTATGCTTGCCAATTATTTGGGGGATCTTTGGCCGAGGTTTAAGCTAGTTTTCTACATAATTCCACTGATAGTTGGAGCTACGAGAATACTACTTCATGTCCATTGGTTTAGCGATGTCCTCTTTGGCGTATTTTATGGGGCATTCATAGATGAGGCCGTGAAAGAGGTGATTAAAAGATGGGTTTCCTCGAGATCCTATTACTCTCACTGATACCAACGTTAGAGGGGAGATATGCAATAATTTATGGACTTGCAAGGGGATATCCCCTTCATGAGGCATTACTAGCCTCAGTATTAGGAGTTTTCATTCTCTCAATTATCCTACCAAAGATTCTACCTTTCATAGATGTTATAGTGGCCAAACTAGAGGGAAGTAAGCTTAATTCCTTGGCAAGACTGTATTTGATCTACGTCAACAGGGCAAGGAGAAAGGCCAAACCATACGTTGAAAAATGGGGGTTTATAGGATTGATGATCTTCGTTGCGATACCACTCCCTGGAACAGGCGTATGGACGGGAGCTATAGCTTCATACATTCTTGGAATAAGAGAGAAAACGGCAATTCCAGCCTTGTTGTTAGGAGGATTGGTCAGTATAGTATTAACGATGCTACCCACGATCGGATATCTAAAAATTTGAATCAGGAAGAGGCGAGGGCACAAGTCTTTGGCTGATAAGCATAGTTAAACGCTTCAGGATGAATGAAGTAAGCTAGTTCCTCTAAGCCGAGCACTATCCTTGGTCCTGGTCTTGAGATTAAGTTGTCATCACTTATCATGTAAACCCTACCAGTCTTAAAGGCGGTAGTCTTTGCCAGGGGACTCTTGCATAAGTCCTCCAAAGATATTCCAGCATGAGCCGAGTATATTATCACTTCAGGATCTCTAGCAACTATGTCCTCAGCACTAACAGTCTTCCACCCACTGACATCATGGAATATATTTTCTCCTCCCGCCAGGTAAATTAGGCTGTCTATGAATGTTCCGTTTCCAGCAGTCCAATATCCATTCCAGTAACCAACCAGGTAGAAAACCCTTGGTCTTGTGAGGTTACTCGTCTTTGCTTTTACGTCTTCAACTATTGCCTTCATGTAATTCACAACGCCTTCAGCTTCTTTTTCCTTATTAACAACCTTTCCTAGCTTTATTATCCACTCATAGATTTCATCTATGTTCTTTGGATCCACTATTATGACCGGAGCAATCTCCTCCAACTTGTCAAGATACTTTACATGCATGCTCGTCCCTATTATTAAGTCGGGCTTAAGGCTAGCTATGACCTCTATGTTTGGATTGGAGAATCCTCCTATTACTGTTCTACCTTCCTTAACCCCTGGAGGGAAGTCGTCAAACTTTGTAACTCCAACGACTTTGTCTAAGGCTCCAATGAAATACAGGGTTTCTGTTATGCTTGGAGCTAGTGAAACTATCCTTTGAGGCTCCTTGGTTATCGTAACTTTCCTACCCAAAGAATCAACGATCGTCAGAGGATAATGAGTTGGAGCCTTTGTGACAGTTTCCGTGATGGTCTTTGTATAGGTCTCAGTGTAGGTAAGGGTTGATGGTGATGAGGAAGTTGAAGTGGTGCTCGAACCAAGAGTTGTTGTGGTTGTTGGAGTTATCGCTTGAGAGCCAATGCAACCACTAACAAGGACAATTAAAGCCAGGAAAAGCGGAAGAGCGATTTTCTTCATTTCTTAACCCTCCTGTGGATTATTCGTCCAACTACTTATGCCTATAGTTTAAAAATATTTTGGACAATATCACCATTTTGAATCAAAAACAGAAAAGATTAGAGACCCTTAGCTAGTTCAAAACCCTTGCTAAGAGCTCTTAAATTGATTTCTTCAGTTCCCTTTGGAACTGCGTCAAGAACGGCTTTTTTGATGCTCTCCTTTTTCACTATACCAGTTAGGCCAACGAAGAGGCCGAGAGTTAAGATGTTCATCGTTAAGCTAAGTCCAGTTGTCTCCTCAGCTATCCTCGTAAGGGGATATGGATATATATTCTTCCCCTTCTCCCTTTCCTTATTCCTGTGGGGAACTAAATCTTCCTCTATTATAACTAACCCTCCATCCTTTACGAGGCCCAGATACTTATCATAAGCCTGCTGGCTTAATAGGATAGCATAATCGGGCTCTATTACCTTTGGATAGTCTATTGGTTCATCGCTTATAACAACCTCCGCCCTACTCGCTCCTCCTCTGGACTCTGGACCATAGGCTTGAGTCTGAACCGCATAATACCCTTCATAAACGGCAGCAGCCCTTCCTAGAATGACACTTGCAAGTATTACACCTTGACCTCCGAATCCTCCTATCAGAATCTCCCTTCTCAAACTTCCCACCCCATCATCTTCTTGGCCCTCTTCTTGTATTCCTCATATTCTCTAACTAAACCGGGCCTATCCCTATCAACGAATTCTCCAATGATTATTTTGCCCTCAAGCTCCTCTGGTTTCATCTTCTTGGCCTTTTCTATTGGAACGGTTATCTTCTGATACCACTTTATTATCTCTGGCGCCGTCTTCATCCTGTTCCTTCTTCCAAAGCTTATCGGGCATGGAGAGAGGAACTCCACTAAGCTGAACCCCTCTTTCTGAAGGGCCTTCTTTATGCTATTAATTCCCTGTATGTAGTTGAAGACTGTCCATCTTGCCACATAGTTTGCTCCAGCTGCAACAGCTAGCTGGGCTATATCAAATGGATTCTCGAATTGACCATAGGGAGCGGTAGTTCCCCTCAACCCCTTTGGCGTAGTTGGAGCAACCTGTCCTCCCGTCATTCCATACGTGAAGTTATTGATTAGTATGACGGTAACGTCGAGGTTCCTCCTTATCGCATGTATGAAGTGGTTCCCGCCTATTGCTGCAGCGTCTCCATCTCCCATGAAGGCTATTATCTTGAGCTCTGGATTTGCCAACTTTATTCCAGTGGCGAATGCCAAAGCCCTTCCATGGGTTGTGTGGAGACCATCAAAGTTGACAAATCCGGGAACTCTCGAAGAACATCCGATGCCACTCACCCAAACTATCTTATCTGGATCAAGTTTCAACTCATCTATAGCCCTTAAGGTGTATTGAAGTACGGAGCCTATCCCACAACCAGGACAAAAGATCGTTGGAAGCATGTCCTTTCTAAGATACTTATCCCTGATCTCGTAAGCTGAGACTAGTCTCACCTCATATCCCTCCTTATGAATTCAACGATCTCAACTGGAGTGTGAACCTCTCCACCAATCTTGCTGATCAGTTTAACCTCAGCCTTACCATTTGCCCCTTCTCTAACTAGATGGTAGAGCTGTCCAAGATTCATCTCAGGAACGTAAATTCTCTCAACCTTCTCCGCTATCTTCTCAATGAACTCAAAATCGAAGGGCCAGATCGTGTTTATCTTTACGAGTCCAGCCCTAATTCCTTCCCTTCTAAGATCCCTGACAGCTCTTAGAGCTGACCTAGCAACTATCCCTGTTGTTATTATCGCGATCTCTGCATCCTCAATTTCCTTAACCTCATAGTCAAATATGTCTTTCTTGTTCTTCTCAATCTTTTCCACTATCCTCCTTATTATCCTCTCATGAACTTCCCGCTCGACGGTTCTCGGTCTCCCCCTTTCGTCGTGGGTTAGACCAGTAACATAAGTCCTGTAACCCTTTCCAAAGATAGGCATTGGTGGTACTCCATCTCCATGAGGATCCCCGAAGGGTAGCTCAGCCTCTTCCTCATTCTGGGGTAACTTTCTGTTAACTATCTCTATCTCATCAGGATTTGGAATGTAGACTCTCTCCCTCATGTGTCCTACTTCAGCATCGCTTAGCAATATCACCGGCGTTCTGTACTTTTCTGCTAAGTTAAATGCTCTTATCGTGAAATCGAAGGCTTCCTGAACTGTTGACGGGCTTAGAACTATCAGGGAATGATCCCCGTGAGTTCCCCATATTGACTGCATTATATCTCCCTGGGATGGTAAAGTTGGTTGGCCAGTTGAAGGACCTCCCCTTTGCACGTCCACTATCACTATAGGAGTTTCAGTCATTACAGCGTAACCTATGTTCTCCTGCATTAGGCTAAAGCCGGGACCAGAAGTAGCTGTCATGGCCTTAACTCCGGCCCAAGAGGCCCCAATTATTGCAGCTATGCTGGCTATCTCATCCTCCATCTGAATCACAACACCATCAACAAGCGGCATGTAGAGAGCCATGGCCTCAAATATCTCACTTGCAGGTGTTATTGGATAACCTGCATAGAAACGACAACCGGCAAGAATTGCAGCTCTGGCTATGGCCTCATCTCCCTGGATGAAATCTGCTGTTCCTACAGGAAATGGATATTTCATTTGGAACCCACCTCTAACCCCTTTCTAAATGCCTTTATGTTTATCTCCTCAGTCCCTCTAGGAACTCTCCTCCTTATAGCTTCTTCAACGCTCTCAGGTTTCACGATTCTTGTTTTTGCTATCAAATAACCTAAAGCCACCATATTCACTGTTAAAGCCAATCCTGTCGTTTCCTCAGCTATCCTAGTGAATGGAGCTCCAACGAACTCTCTATCTGGCTTAACGAGATCTGTATCTATTATCAGCAATCCATCAGGCTTAAGCTTTGACTTTGCCGTTTCATAACCTAACTGATGTAGAGCAACGAGGACATCGGCGTTGGTAACCATCAGGTCATATATCTCCTCCTCAGAGATTATAACATCGGCAATTGAGTGCCCTCCCCTTGATGCTGAACTGTAGTCCTGGGTTTGAAGAACCTTAAGTCCTTCTATAGCAGCAGCTTCTCCCAGGATGACACCAGCTAAAACAACTCCTTGACCTCCAATTCCTGCAAATCTGATCTGCATCCTCTTCACCTCACAAGGCTACTCTGCACATCCCTAATCAACTTGTTTAGCTCCTCTACGAATTCCGGCCTCCTTCTGTTTACGAACTCACCAATGACGAACTTTCCTTCAAGTTCTTCTTCACTCATGTTCTTTGCCTTATTTATTGGAATGCTATTCTTTAAGAACCAACGAAGCATCTCAGCTGGTTCCTTCATCTTGTTCCTCCTTCCGAACTGAACTGGACACT
The window above is part of the Pyrococcus sp. NA2 genome. Proteins encoded here:
- a CDS encoding riboflavin synthase, translating into MFSGIIEKVARAYCSGRRLYVENVISVNVGDSVSVNGVCLTVVDIGRYITFELGEETLKKTNLRESRFVNLERALKVGDRINGHLVTGHVDGVIRVRKIVKRGNTYWIAFEIPKNEFGIVEKGSIALNGISLTIAKVENEVFWVQVVPYTWENTNFRFLKVGDKVNYEIDLVAKYIKALGDFYGCKCFKESHS
- the ribD gene encoding bifunctional diaminohydroxyphosphoribosylaminopyrimidine deaminase/5-amino-6-(5-phosphoribosylamino)uracil reductase RibD → MKEDEKYMKLALELARLGEGRVNPNPMVGAVIVKNGKVIGKGHHEYFGGKHAEVNAIEDAKRNGYSVRGATMYVTLEPCAHWGKQPPCVDRIIKEGISRVVVATLDPNPMVNGEGVKRLMEAGIEVEVGILKEEAEKLNEIYFKYIKTSMPFVAIKLALTLDGFIATKSFSSKWITNEKARLKVQEIRRRFMAIMVGANTVTIDNPRLNCRVNGCRDKVKVILDRHGTTANRKDLNVFKEGKVIVFTESDKSWDNAKVIKETSPKRILEILGKMGIDSVLIEGGRIACQFLPFADKLYLFYGNKLIGNGISPFECLEVDDVNLALKVELLNIETFGDSYLVEARPCSRE
- a CDS encoding TIGR02253 family HAD-type hydrolase; the protein is MIKVVFFDLDDTIVDTSKLAEIARRNAIENMIRHGLPVDFDTAYSELMELIKEYGSNFPYHFDYLLRRLDLPYNPKWVSAGVIAYHNTKFAYLREVPGARKTLIKLRELGYRLGIITDGNPVKQWEKILRLELDDFFEHVIISDFEGVKKPHPKIFRKALHAFNVKPEEAVMVGDRLYSDIYGAKRVGMKTVWFRYGKYSNEELEYREYADYEIERLEDLVEVLTRENSSNKEVHPSR
- a CDS encoding ASCH domain-containing protein; the encoded protein is MKTVQIRRFILLDNKYKSKIIKGEKVTTIRFGKYEAKPGSEVYIVITPSDTAIAKAIIKDIRTKKVKELNNEDARLDGFSDVKELVRELSKIYGDLYGEDEVTIIEFENVRPLKEGIPLKLLKGLNYRDPYEIARLALENLELTEDVKVILHKINEEGLREAAKRFGPKRVQQALLKAYHSLYERGII
- a CDS encoding phosphatase PAP2 family protein — its product is MRKLVILGITSFTIGVLEGIGAFNGINTIVNEYAPQGNYIVSALTKLGDTSVVLIIITLTILLKARREKIDIVRPYLSFFLVLATVGVLKVAYGIPRPSSYGSGIASYAFPSGHAAKTSMLANYLGDLWPRFKLVFYIIPLIVGATRILLHVHWFSDVLFGVFYGAFIDEAVKEVIKRWVSSRSYYSH
- a CDS encoding COG2426 family protein codes for the protein MGFLEILLLSLIPTLEGRYAIIYGLARGYPLHEALLASVLGVFILSIILPKILPFIDVIVAKLEGSKLNSLARLYLIYVNRARRKAKPYVEKWGFIGLMIFVAIPLPGTGVWTGAIASYILGIREKTAIPALLLGGLVSIVLTMLPTIGYLKI
- a CDS encoding ABC transporter substrate-binding protein, translating into MKKIALPLFLALIVLVSGCIGSQAITPTTTTTLGSSTTSTSSSPSTLTYTETYTKTITETVTKAPTHYPLTIVDSLGRKVTITKEPQRIVSLAPSITETLYFIGALDKVVGVTKFDDFPPGVKEGRTVIGGFSNPNIEVIASLKPDLIIGTSMHVKYLDKLEEIAPVIIVDPKNIDEIYEWIIKLGKVVNKEKEAEGVVNYMKAIVEDVKAKTSNLTRPRVFYLVGYWNGYWTAGNGTFIDSLIYLAGGENIFHDVSGWKTVSAEDIVARDPEVIIYSAHAGISLEDLCKSPLAKTTAFKTGRVYMISDDNLISRPGPRIVLGLEELAYFIHPEAFNYAYQPKTCALASS